One window of the Cuculus canorus isolate bCucCan1 chromosome 13, bCucCan1.pri, whole genome shotgun sequence genome contains the following:
- the CIAO2B gene encoding cytosolic iron-sulfur assembly component 2B isoform X2, protein MVGAGGGVPLENANPLVYRRSGERPVTAREEDDDLADTIDDREIFDLIRSINDPEHPLTLEELNVVEQVNDAESTVAVEFTPTIPHCSMATLIGLSIKVKLIRSLPERFKLDVHITPGTHASEHAVNKQLADKERVAAALENSHLLEVVNQCLSARS, encoded by the exons ATGGTGGGCGCTGGCGGCGGGGTGCCGCTGGAGAATGCCAACCCCCTGGTGTACCGGCGGTCGGGAGAGCGGCCCGTGACGGCGCGGGAGGAGGACGACGACCTGGCGGACACCATCGACGACCGGGAGATCTTCG ATCTCATCCGCTCCATCAACGACCCCGAGCACCCCCTGACCCTGGAGGAGCTGAACGTGGTGGAGCAG GTGAATGATGCAGAGAGCACGGTGGCAGTGGAGTTCACTCCTACCATTCCTCACTGCAGCATGGCCACGCTCATCGGCCTCTCCATAAAGGTAAAATTGATCCGATCGCTGCCAGAGAGGTTTAAG CTGGATGTTCATATAACACCAGGAACACACGCCTCCGAGCATGCAG TTAATAAACAGCTTGCTGATAAAGAACGGGTAGCAGCTGCTTTGGAGAACTCTCACTTACTGGAAGTGGTGAATCAGTGTTTGTCTGCTCGATCGTAA
- the RRAD gene encoding GTP-binding protein RAD — translation MTLNGGEPLRQLSRRRGSTPFPLPPPQPLHRRSMPVDERDLRGALPPGELSGLVRCTSYSPGEPLRQSWTSDSSDSVTSSGSDSDGSLYKVILLGEHGVGKTSLARIFGGVEDGADAEEAGNTYDRSIIVDGEEASLVVFDIWEQDDSQWLQNHCMKMGDAYIIVYSVTDKVSFEKASELRIQLRRARQTEDIPIILVGNKSDLVRSREVSVDEGRACAVVFDCKFIETSAALHHNVKDLFEGIVRQIRLRKDSKEDNARRMANTKRRESIGKKAKRFLGRIVAKNNKKMAFKAKSKSCHDLSVL, via the exons ATGACCCTGAACGGCGGGGAGCCGCTGCGGCAGCTGTCGAGGCGGCGGGGCAGCACGCCGTtcccgctgccgccgccgcaGCCGCTGCACCGGCGCAGCATGCCCGTGGACGAGCGCGACCTTCGCGGCGCGCTGCCGCCCGGCGAGCTGTCGGGGCTGGTGCGCTGCACCTCGTACAGCCCCGGCGAGCCGCTCCGGCAGAGCTGGACCTCCGACTCCTCCGACTCCGTCACCTCCTCGGGCAGCGACTCGGACGGCAGTCTCTACAAGGTGATCCTGCTGGGCGAGCACGGCGTGGGCAAGACCAGCCTGGCGCGCATCTTCGGCGGCGTGGAGGACGGCGCGGATGCCGAGGAGGCGG GAAATACGTACGACAGGTCCATAATTGTTGACGGAGAAGAAGCATCTCTCGTGGTGTTTGATATCTGGGAGCAG GATGACAGCCAATGGCTTCAGAACCACTGTATGAAAATGGGAGACGCCTATATTATCGTATATTCAGTGACAGACAAAGTCAGTTTTGAAAAGGCCTCTGAGCTAAGAATCCAGCTAAGAAGAGCAAGGCAAACAGAAGACATTCCTATTATTCTTGTGGGCAATAAAAGCGACCTGGTCAGGTCCCGGGAAGTCTCGGTTGATG AGGGACGGGCCTGTGCCGTTGTGTTCGACTGCAAATTCATTGAgacctcagctgctcttcatcaTAATGTCAAGGACCTGTTTGAAGGTATTGTTCGGCAAATTAGATTGCGCAAGGACAGTAAAGAAGACAATGCCAGGAGAATGGCCAACAcgaaaagaagagaaagcatagGCAAAAAGGCAAAGCGATTCCTTGGGAGAATTGTGGCGAAGAACAACAAGAAGAtggctttcaaagcaaaatcaaagtCTTGCCATGACTTATCTGTGCTTTAG
- the CIAO2B gene encoding cytosolic iron-sulfur assembly component 2B isoform X1 → MVGAGGGVPLENANPLVYRRSGERPVTAREEDDDLADTIDDREIFDLIRSINDPEHPLTLEELNVVEQVRVKVNDAESTVAVEFTPTIPHCSMATLIGLSIKVKLIRSLPERFKLDVHITPGTHASEHAVNKQLADKERVAAALENSHLLEVVNQCLSARS, encoded by the exons ATGGTGGGCGCTGGCGGCGGGGTGCCGCTGGAGAATGCCAACCCCCTGGTGTACCGGCGGTCGGGAGAGCGGCCCGTGACGGCGCGGGAGGAGGACGACGACCTGGCGGACACCATCGACGACCGGGAGATCTTCG ATCTCATCCGCTCCATCAACGACCCCGAGCACCCCCTGACCCTGGAGGAGCTGAACGTGGTGGAGCAGGTGCGGGTGAAG GTGAATGATGCAGAGAGCACGGTGGCAGTGGAGTTCACTCCTACCATTCCTCACTGCAGCATGGCCACGCTCATCGGCCTCTCCATAAAGGTAAAATTGATCCGATCGCTGCCAGAGAGGTTTAAG CTGGATGTTCATATAACACCAGGAACACACGCCTCCGAGCATGCAG TTAATAAACAGCTTGCTGATAAAGAACGGGTAGCAGCTGCTTTGGAGAACTCTCACTTACTGGAAGTGGTGAATCAGTGTTTGTCTGCTCGATCGTAA